A DNA window from Desulfovibrio intestinalis contains the following coding sequences:
- a CDS encoding Bax inhibitor-1/YccA family protein, with translation MSNTRSVAQSGVNSVASLYMRQVYQWMTVGLGVTTLVAWFVASTPAVQQVIFGNSLIMIGLIVAQFGLVIAISAAVHKMSGSTATGLFLLYSALTGATLSSIFVIYPIASITNAFLVTTGTFLAMTVYGTVTKRDLTAMGSFLFMGLIGIVIAMVVNIFLQSAMMDFIVSCLGVLIFTGLTAYDTQKLRQFGESAPLDDATALRRGAILGALTLYLDFINLFLMMLRLFGGNRD, from the coding sequence ATGTCGAATACCCGCAGTGTCGCGCAAAGCGGCGTCAATAGCGTTGCTTCCCTTTACATGCGCCAGGTTTACCAGTGGATGACCGTGGGCCTTGGCGTCACCACCCTTGTGGCCTGGTTTGTCGCAAGCACGCCCGCCGTGCAGCAGGTCATTTTTGGCAATTCGCTGATCATGATCGGCCTTATCGTGGCCCAGTTCGGCTTGGTTATTGCCATTTCAGCAGCCGTGCACAAAATGTCCGGCAGCACGGCCACTGGTCTGTTCTTGCTGTATTCGGCGCTGACCGGGGCTACACTGTCGTCCATTTTTGTTATCTACCCCATCGCGTCCATCACCAACGCCTTTCTGGTCACCACAGGCACCTTCCTGGCCATGACCGTGTACGGCACCGTGACCAAGCGCGACCTGACGGCTATGGGCAGCTTTTTGTTCATGGGCCTCATCGGCATTGTTATCGCGATGGTGGTTAATATCTTCCTGCAAAGCGCCATGATGGACTTCATCGTGAGCTGCCTTGGAGTGCTTATTTTTACGGGCCTTACCGCCTATGACACGCAGAAGCTGCGCCAGTTCGGCGAAAGCGCCCCTCTGGACGATGCTACGGCCCTGCGCCGTGGCGCTATCCTGGGTGCGCTGACCCTGTACCTGGACTTTATCAATCTTTTCCTCATGATGCTGCGCCTTTTCGGCGGCAATCGCGACTGA
- a CDS encoding peptidylprolyl isomerase, giving the protein MKFFRSGVMFRAFALALCLMAAPLMAAGLGTSSANAATPDPAVKLETNYGEIIVRLDARKAPISTANFVQYVKSGFYDGTVFHRVIKNFMVQGGGFTADMKQKETRAAIRNEADNGLKNKKYTIAMARTGEPHSATAQFFINTKDNDFLDFKSQTPQGWGYAVFGKVIKGQEVVDKIAAVTTGKKGYYDDVPMGNVIVKKAVVVE; this is encoded by the coding sequence ATGAAATTTTTCCGTTCCGGCGTCATGTTTCGCGCTTTTGCTCTGGCTCTTTGCCTGATGGCGGCTCCCCTTATGGCCGCGGGGCTTGGGACTTCTTCGGCTAACGCCGCTACCCCTGACCCGGCTGTGAAGCTTGAGACCAACTATGGCGAGATCATTGTGCGTCTGGACGCCCGCAAAGCACCTATCAGCACAGCCAACTTTGTTCAGTACGTCAAATCTGGCTTTTACGACGGCACGGTATTTCACCGCGTTATCAAGAATTTCATGGTTCAGGGCGGCGGCTTCACCGCTGATATGAAGCAGAAGGAAACCCGCGCCGCCATCCGTAACGAGGCGGATAACGGCCTCAAGAACAAAAAGTACACCATAGCCATGGCCCGTACTGGCGAACCGCATTCGGCCACCGCCCAGTTCTTCATCAACACCAAGGACAACGATTTTCTGGATTTCAAAAGCCAGACTCCCCAGGGTTGGGGCTATGCGGTTTTTGGCAAGGTGATCAAGGGCCAGGAAGTGGTGGACAAGATTGCTGCCGTTACCACTGGCAAAAAGGGCTACTATGACGACGTGCCGATGGGAAATGTCATCGTGAAAAAAGCCGTTGTGGTTGAATAA
- the ruvC gene encoding crossover junction endodeoxyribonuclease RuvC: protein MPNINTKGNVTVLGIDPGSQRTGWGVVREVSGVLQLVDCGVVRTASAGKEFSDRLAKIYHELSAILIRLKPEEAAIEQVFTAKNAASALKLGQARGVAVAACAAQGLSISDYEPTLVKKSLVGTGRAEKEQVSFMVQRLLNVKNADWALDTSDALAVAICHLTMRRFAALAGK, encoded by the coding sequence ATGCCTAACATCAATACCAAGGGTAACGTTACGGTTCTGGGCATAGATCCGGGTTCGCAGCGCACTGGCTGGGGCGTGGTGCGCGAAGTTTCAGGCGTACTGCAACTGGTGGACTGCGGCGTGGTGCGCACGGCATCGGCAGGCAAAGAATTTTCTGACCGCCTGGCCAAAATCTATCACGAACTTTCAGCCATATTGATTCGCCTCAAGCCGGAAGAAGCCGCCATAGAGCAGGTATTTACCGCCAAAAATGCGGCAAGCGCCCTCAAACTTGGGCAGGCCAGAGGCGTGGCCGTGGCAGCCTGCGCCGCTCAAGGCCTTTCGATAAGCGACTATGAACCCACACTGGTGAAAAAATCTCTGGTGGGTACAGGGCGGGCTGAAAAAGAACAGGTTTCCTTTATGGTGCAACGCCTGCTCAACGTCAAAAACGCCGACTGGGCGCTCGACACTTCAGACGCCCTGGCTGTGGCCATCTGCCACCTCACCATGCGGCGCTTTGCCGCCCTTGCGGGCAAGTAG
- a CDS encoding MlaE family ABC transporter permease, whose amino-acid sequence MTQSLSFTGFLRLIGGPCLRGIEALGGTAIFMFDGLAQIFASRKIFPRTIQQLYIIGSKSFFLIMLIGVFCGMVLGLQGYYSLVQFGSVGMLGSAVSLTLIRELGPVLTAIMLTGRAGSSMTAEIGVMRITDQIDALDVMDINSMGYLVSPRLVASLIAFPLLTAVFDVIGIIGGYLTGVLMLGINGGAYFYRIASSVTMTDVAGGFIKAVVFGLLVTTICCRQGYYTNKRRDSVGPEAVGNATTSAVVISCVLILAADYVITSFLL is encoded by the coding sequence ATGACGCAGTCTCTATCCTTCACAGGCTTTTTACGCCTTATCGGCGGCCCCTGCTTGCGCGGCATTGAAGCCCTGGGCGGCACGGCCATCTTCATGTTCGATGGGCTGGCCCAGATATTTGCCAGCAGAAAAATCTTTCCGCGCACCATACAGCAGCTTTATATCATTGGTTCCAAATCGTTTTTTCTCATCATGCTCATTGGTGTTTTTTGCGGTATGGTGCTGGGGCTGCAAGGCTACTACTCACTCGTGCAGTTCGGCTCTGTGGGCATGCTGGGCTCTGCCGTGTCCCTGACACTCATACGCGAACTTGGCCCGGTGCTTACGGCCATCATGCTTACAGGCCGCGCAGGGTCTTCAATGACGGCGGAAATAGGCGTGATGCGCATCACCGACCAGATCGACGCTCTGGACGTGATGGACATCAACTCAATGGGCTATCTTGTCAGCCCGCGCCTTGTGGCCTCGCTTATCGCCTTTCCCCTGCTTACGGCGGTTTTTGACGTTATCGGCATCATTGGCGGCTATCTCACAGGCGTGCTCATGCTCGGCATCAACGGAGGCGCGTATTTCTACCGCATTGCCAGCTCCGTCACCATGACAGACGTGGCCGGGGGCTTTATCAAGGCCGTGGTTTTCGGGCTGCTGGTCACCACAATATGCTGCCGCCAGGGGTACTACACCAACAAAAGGCGCGACAGCGTGGGCCCCGAAGCCGTGGGTAACGCCACCACCTCGGCAGTGGTTATCTCCTGCGTGCTGATATTGGCGGCAGACTACGTTATCACGTCTTTCCTGCTGTAA
- a CDS encoding SPOR domain-containing protein, translating into MPPPLRRPRQKTAASPAASDKRRFTLRLSAPMATVLGVVLMAAVGWSFFMGFMVGRGQNPEQRVEQMTGLQRDKQTQQAPQGGPDTQNPPSATPPAATDLAATAQNGQGAQGADANTAGAQTAAGPEASAAPSGPEAAGAADESAYPFERPSGSSLAAWGIKQPQAGAQAGGQASGQAAQKPASAQAAAQAQKPTAPQAPMFDFVYQVAAFKNVDDADRLRKKLEERGIRSRLQKSGKVQLVMVSLRGTEVDAANLREELGRMKLGAPMQKSKKAVAGKGRSTGR; encoded by the coding sequence ATGCCCCCACCGTTACGCAGACCCAGACAAAAAACCGCCGCCAGCCCCGCTGCAAGCGACAAACGGCGATTCACCCTTCGGCTGTCAGCCCCTATGGCCACCGTGCTGGGCGTTGTGCTCATGGCAGCTGTAGGCTGGTCTTTTTTTATGGGCTTTATGGTAGGGCGCGGTCAAAACCCGGAGCAGCGGGTGGAACAAATGACCGGGCTGCAACGGGACAAACAGACGCAACAAGCCCCACAGGGCGGCCCTGACACCCAGAACCCGCCCAGCGCAACACCGCCAGCAGCAACTGACCTGGCCGCCACAGCCCAGAACGGGCAAGGGGCGCAAGGCGCTGACGCCAATACGGCAGGCGCACAAACGGCGGCAGGCCCTGAAGCATCAGCCGCTCCATCTGGCCCGGAAGCTGCGGGCGCAGCAGACGAATCAGCGTATCCCTTTGAGCGGCCCAGCGGCAGCAGCTTGGCAGCCTGGGGCATAAAGCAGCCGCAGGCTGGAGCTCAGGCAGGCGGACAGGCCAGTGGGCAGGCAGCCCAAAAGCCAGCCAGTGCACAGGCTGCGGCGCAAGCCCAAAAACCAACGGCTCCGCAAGCCCCCATGTTTGATTTTGTGTATCAGGTCGCAGCTTTCAAAAATGTTGATGATGCCGACAGGCTGCGCAAAAAACTTGAAGAGCGCGGTATACGTTCACGGCTGCAAAAAAGCGGCAAAGTACAACTGGTCATGGTCAGCCTGCGCGGCACCGAAGTTGACGCAGCCAACCTGCGCGAAGAACTTGGACGTATGAAACTGGGCGCGCCCATGCAAAAGTCCAAAAAAGCGGTTGCTGGCAAAGGCCGCAGCACTGGCCGCTAA
- the argS gene encoding arginine--tRNA ligase, with amino-acid sequence MRAIETLRTALAAIIEEEGLAWPVKTVIEPPRDPRHGDLSVNSAMLLAKEAKTNPRELAQKFAQKLQERCPDVEKAEAAGPGFCNVTFSQAFWRETVADIESAGQSYGESKEPGRKVLIEYVSANPTGPLHVGHGRGAAVGDSLTRLLRKAGHHVHTEYYINDAGRQMRLLGLSVWLRALELAGRPVEWPEDYYKGDYIIDIAREMLEANPGLPDMPAAEGEDMCYDKAMNDILNGIKDDLRDFRVEHLRWFSEKTLVENGAVDAAFAALGKSGYTYDKDNAFWFATEQLGDDKNRVLKKSDGTLTYFASDIAYHHDKFERGFDWLIDIWGADHHGYIPRMRAAITAMGKDQSSFDVVLIQLVNLLREGQPVSMSTRAGTFETLSDVIKEVGTDAARFMFLSRKSDSPLDFDLELAKQRSMDNPVYYVQYAHARICAVLRRAAERGFDLPVKTDAALLASLDTSEDMALLRKVAGFEDMLGSAAQSLGVHHVSHYLTELAGLLHSYYAKHQVLLADDAPRTLARLALLRSVGQVVRNGLDVLGVSAPESM; translated from the coding sequence ATGCGCGCCATTGAAACCCTGCGCACGGCCCTGGCGGCCATTATTGAGGAAGAAGGCCTGGCATGGCCCGTCAAGACTGTTATTGAGCCGCCCCGCGACCCCCGCCACGGAGACCTTTCGGTCAATTCGGCCATGCTGCTGGCCAAGGAAGCCAAAACCAATCCCCGTGAACTTGCGCAAAAGTTTGCCCAAAAGCTGCAAGAGCGCTGCCCCGATGTGGAAAAGGCAGAGGCCGCTGGCCCCGGCTTTTGCAATGTAACGTTCAGTCAAGCCTTCTGGCGTGAAACCGTTGCTGATATTGAAAGCGCAGGCCAAAGCTACGGCGAAAGCAAAGAACCCGGGCGCAAGGTGCTTATCGAATATGTTTCGGCCAACCCCACCGGCCCCCTGCATGTGGGACACGGGCGCGGCGCGGCCGTGGGCGACAGCCTGACCCGCCTGCTGCGCAAGGCCGGGCACCATGTGCACACAGAATACTACATCAACGACGCTGGCCGTCAGATGCGCCTGCTGGGCCTTTCTGTATGGCTGCGGGCGCTGGAACTGGCTGGCCGCCCTGTGGAATGGCCTGAAGATTACTACAAGGGCGACTATATTATTGATATTGCCAGGGAAATGCTTGAAGCCAACCCCGGCCTGCCCGATATGCCTGCCGCTGAAGGCGAAGACATGTGCTACGATAAAGCCATGAATGACATCCTCAACGGCATCAAGGACGACCTGCGTGACTTTCGTGTGGAGCACTTGCGCTGGTTTTCAGAAAAAACTCTTGTGGAAAACGGCGCCGTGGACGCTGCCTTTGCAGCGCTTGGCAAATCCGGCTATACCTATGACAAGGACAATGCCTTCTGGTTTGCCACCGAGCAGTTGGGCGACGACAAAAACCGCGTGCTCAAAAAATCCGACGGCACGCTGACCTACTTTGCTTCTGATATCGCCTATCACCACGACAAATTCGAGCGTGGTTTCGACTGGCTTATCGACATATGGGGCGCAGACCACCACGGCTACATTCCTCGCATGCGCGCGGCCATCACGGCCATGGGCAAGGATCAGAGCAGTTTTGACGTGGTCCTCATCCAGCTTGTGAACCTGCTGCGCGAAGGCCAGCCTGTGAGCATGTCCACCAGGGCAGGCACCTTTGAAACCCTTTCCGACGTTATCAAGGAAGTGGGTACAGACGCGGCGCGCTTCATGTTTCTTTCACGCAAGAGCGACAGCCCGCTGGACTTTGACCTGGAGCTTGCCAAACAGCGCAGCATGGACAACCCGGTCTATTACGTGCAGTACGCCCATGCGCGGATTTGCGCAGTGCTGCGCCGGGCAGCCGAACGCGGATTCGACCTTCCCGTCAAGACGGACGCCGCCCTGCTGGCGTCGCTGGACACCTCCGAGGACATGGCCCTGCTGCGCAAAGTCGCCGGCTTTGAAGACATGCTGGGTTCTGCCGCGCAATCACTGGGCGTGCACCACGTGAGCCATTATCTGACGGAACTGGCCGGGCTTCTGCACAGCTACTACGCCAAACATCAGGTTCTGCTGGCCGACGACGCGCCGCGTACCCTGGCCCGCCTGGCCCTGTTGCGGTCAGTGGGACAGGTCGTGCGCAACGGTCTGGACGTGCTGGGCGTCAGCGCGCCGGAAAGCATGTAA
- a CDS encoding ACP S-malonyltransferase translates to MSQAVLLFPGQGSQEAGMGRDLAEASADAMNLWKQAERASSLPLREIYWEGDDAAMSDTRALQPALTVVNLNLWSAVAGRTKPLAAAGHSLGEFSALAAAGVLSPQSVLELTSLRGRLMAEADPESKGAMAALLKLDLAQVEKIVADTAAECGELVIVANYNTPGQLVISGTKAAVALACQKAKEVKGRGIELKVSGAFHSPMMAEASKELAPQLRKATWNKPKFPVYCNAHGKAVHEGESALESLLAQMTSSVQWIDTMRNQYDAGARRWLELGPKALLGKMVSPCLADRAEADQLTVELVNNAESAGTFAG, encoded by the coding sequence ATGTCACAAGCCGTTCTGCTCTTTCCCGGTCAGGGATCACAGGAAGCAGGCATGGGCCGCGATCTGGCCGAAGCCTCAGCCGATGCAATGAATCTCTGGAAACAGGCCGAGCGGGCCAGCAGCCTGCCCCTGCGCGAAATTTACTGGGAAGGCGACGATGCCGCCATGAGCGACACCCGTGCGCTGCAACCGGCTCTTACCGTGGTGAATCTTAACCTCTGGAGCGCCGTGGCTGGCCGCACAAAACCTCTGGCCGCCGCCGGACACAGCTTGGGTGAATTCAGCGCACTGGCCGCCGCCGGGGTGCTCTCGCCCCAAAGCGTGCTGGAACTGACCAGCCTGCGCGGACGCCTTATGGCCGAAGCCGATCCCGAAAGCAAGGGGGCCATGGCCGCCCTGCTCAAGCTGGACCTTGCCCAGGTGGAAAAAATTGTGGCCGATACGGCAGCCGAATGCGGCGAGCTGGTTATCGTTGCCAACTACAACACGCCGGGGCAGCTTGTTATCAGCGGAACCAAGGCCGCCGTGGCCTTGGCCTGCCAGAAAGCCAAGGAAGTAAAGGGCCGGGGCATCGAGCTCAAGGTCAGCGGCGCTTTTCACAGCCCTATGATGGCTGAAGCCAGCAAAGAACTGGCCCCGCAACTGCGCAAGGCCACCTGGAACAAGCCCAAATTCCCCGTCTACTGCAATGCCCACGGCAAGGCTGTTCATGAAGGCGAAAGCGCCCTTGAAAGCCTGCTGGCCCAGATGACGTCATCTGTGCAGTGGATCGACACCATGCGCAATCAGTATGATGCTGGCGCCCGCCGCTGGCTGGAACTGGGCCCCAAGGCGCTGCTCGGCAAGATGGTTTCTCCCTGCCTGGCAGACCGCGCCGAAGCGGACCAGTTGACTGTGGAACTGGTCAATAACGCCGAAAGTGCTGGAACTTTTGCGGGCTAG
- a CDS encoding 16S rRNA (guanine(527)-N(7))-methyltransferase RsmG gives MQRKVVDRKELARLAAATGADVPQEAIEPLGVYLEMLCQWNKAMNLVGPHSWQDILSRLVADSFHLASFLDSLPMPDAPLTWDLGAGAGLPGIPLRMLWRKGAYYMVEVREKRALFLSSVLSQTNLPSTHVFRGPVEHFFHGQYYPADCIVSRAFMPWRQLLDLTLPRLRRAGLLVILALEPAPEKLPAPWRLAGQHSYVVAGNARWFWALTPDMPESDLKKFSTGHHEDGA, from the coding sequence ATGCAGCGAAAAGTGGTAGACAGAAAAGAACTGGCCCGGTTGGCAGCGGCCACTGGTGCGGACGTACCCCAGGAAGCCATTGAGCCTCTGGGGGTATATCTTGAAATGCTCTGCCAGTGGAACAAGGCTATGAATCTTGTGGGGCCGCACTCCTGGCAGGATATACTCAGCCGCCTTGTGGCAGACAGTTTTCATCTGGCGTCCTTTCTGGACAGTCTGCCCATGCCCGATGCGCCGCTGACCTGGGACCTTGGCGCAGGCGCGGGCCTTCCGGGCATACCCTTGCGGATGTTGTGGCGCAAGGGCGCGTACTATATGGTTGAAGTGCGCGAAAAACGGGCGCTCTTTCTTTCCAGCGTGCTTTCGCAAACAAATTTGCCCTCCACGCATGTTTTTCGTGGCCCGGTGGAACATTTTTTTCACGGCCAATACTATCCTGCCGACTGCATAGTAAGCCGGGCCTTCATGCCCTGGCGGCAGCTGCTGGACCTGACCCTGCCCCGTTTGCGCCGTGCGGGGCTTCTTGTGATTCTGGCTCTTGAACCCGCGCCGGAGAAACTGCCTGCGCCCTGGCGTCTGGCCGGGCAGCACAGCTATGTTGTTGCGGGCAATGCACGTTGGTTCTGGGCGCTCACGCCTGATATGCCCGAAAGCGATCTCAAGAAATTCAGCACCGGACACCACGAAGACGGAGCATAG
- a CDS encoding STT3 domain-containing protein, with amino-acid sequence MPQQSTAPDHAHATTVPAESTENSSFTGMDQESESPKTLHATSDAVNGAGSVEGVRLTHAQGLGHPWALPRATHLGFPPGPDVAGYWLRGFFWGVVTLVLAFALRMLEWPSWQNPEFRLGSQWLLATHDAYHWVAGAEGIGLAVGHPMAEMLRWMADALGTYPAAVAFWFPAVLASLVALIVFAWVWALGSMEAGVAAGLLTSLAPGFLARTLLGYYDTDLVTLFFPLLMTLAPASWAMRYMLLPQMVLRRLAIGSGIMTARRLFSRGVPDAVLAGRLRQAEHLGNPLRWQWVVLLGCSGVISWWTQEWHSVFPYLIRYNVLLLAFMSLIMAPRGRRALLLLGSLAYALPTLTGPIGLIFSLLLLLAGTRPGLKARRFLCRPWVLALLWVGVAGLLVRGEILATLMNHVNAYLKHAGDVKSTGGGAALMYPSVNQSVIEVQDLSFAALFPYFHPWMEAAILGLVGFFVVIVRRPGALFLLPLAALGILSTKLGGRMVMFGAPVVAVGLALPLYWVLQRLLRTSLRGAVAGLLTSAVLTALMVVPFVEMIPAMSQGPMINRRHAEALTRARTMTPQDSMLWLWWDWGYAAHYFSHRATIADGAQHAGPSLYLPAAVFATDNARFARQLIRYTALRGNEPGNVFDGLDGNSAQALMDKLRSDETPLIEAKGKLYLVVSFEMLRLGFWISNFGNWNFVTNTGEGGALSIVPQELAYRLDTGEVRLEGSTSAIYASSINVFEETGVTRRNYVQEWFDAHPNATQQQQQEFLSKRRNINFFFNRVTDEKLAMDEGLYNSLMVQLLMGEPQNPRFSPYFKLVYDNVFARIYEVL; translated from the coding sequence ATGCCCCAGCAGAGCACTGCCCCTGACCATGCCCACGCAACAACTGTTCCGGCTGAAAGCACGGAGAACAGTTCCTTTACTGGCATGGACCAAGAATCTGAAAGCCCTAAAACCCTCCATGCCACTTCTGATGCCGTGAACGGCGCGGGCAGTGTGGAGGGCGTCCGGCTCACGCACGCACAGGGCCTGGGGCATCCGTGGGCCCTGCCGCGTGCCACGCATCTGGGCTTCCCCCCCGGGCCGGATGTGGCCGGATACTGGTTGCGAGGATTTTTCTGGGGCGTGGTGACGCTTGTGCTGGCTTTCGCCCTGCGCATGCTGGAGTGGCCCAGCTGGCAAAATCCTGAATTTCGCCTGGGCAGCCAGTGGCTTCTGGCCACGCATGATGCCTACCACTGGGTAGCAGGGGCCGAGGGAATTGGTCTGGCGGTGGGGCATCCGATGGCGGAAATGCTTCGCTGGATGGCTGATGCGCTGGGCACATATCCCGCTGCGGTGGCTTTTTGGTTTCCGGCGGTGCTGGCAAGCCTTGTGGCCCTTATTGTGTTCGCCTGGGTATGGGCCTTGGGCAGCATGGAGGCGGGCGTGGCCGCCGGGCTGCTCACATCGCTTGCGCCGGGCTTTCTGGCCCGTACGTTACTCGGCTACTATGACACCGACCTTGTTACCCTGTTTTTTCCGCTGCTTATGACATTGGCCCCTGCAAGCTGGGCCATGCGTTACATGCTGCTGCCGCAGATGGTTTTGCGCCGTCTTGCCATTGGTTCGGGCATTATGACGGCCCGGCGGCTGTTCAGCCGTGGCGTGCCCGATGCCGTGCTGGCCGGGCGGCTGCGGCAGGCCGAACATCTGGGCAATCCCCTGCGTTGGCAGTGGGTGGTGCTTTTGGGCTGTTCCGGCGTCATTTCGTGGTGGACGCAGGAATGGCATTCGGTTTTTCCCTATCTTATTCGCTACAATGTGCTTTTACTGGCTTTTATGAGCCTTATCATGGCTCCGCGCGGGCGGCGGGCGTTGTTGCTTTTGGGCAGTCTCGCTTATGCCCTGCCAACCCTGACCGGGCCCATAGGGTTGATTTTCAGCTTGCTGCTGTTGCTGGCAGGCACCAGACCGGGACTGAAAGCGCGGCGTTTTCTGTGCCGCCCGTGGGTTCTGGCGCTGCTGTGGGTTGGCGTGGCGGGCCTCTTGGTGCGCGGTGAAATTCTCGCCACGCTCATGAATCACGTCAATGCCTACCTGAAGCATGCGGGCGACGTTAAAAGCACGGGTGGAGGGGCGGCGCTCATGTACCCCTCGGTGAACCAGTCCGTTATCGAAGTGCAGGATTTGAGCTTCGCAGCCCTGTTCCCGTATTTCCATCCCTGGATGGAAGCCGCCATTCTGGGCCTTGTGGGCTTTTTTGTGGTGATAGTGCGGCGGCCTGGAGCGCTCTTCTTGCTGCCGCTGGCGGCGCTGGGGATTTTGAGCACCAAGCTCGGCGGGCGTATGGTCATGTTTGGCGCGCCTGTGGTTGCCGTGGGGTTGGCTTTGCCCCTGTACTGGGTATTGCAGCGCCTGCTGCGTACCAGTTTGCGCGGGGCGGTTGCCGGGCTGCTGACCTCAGCAGTGCTTACAGCGCTGATGGTGGTTCCCTTTGTGGAAATGATCCCCGCCATGTCGCAGGGGCCCATGATTAACCGCCGCCACGCCGAGGCGCTCACGCGGGCGCGTACCATGACGCCCCAGGATTCCATGCTCTGGCTGTGGTGGGACTGGGGCTATGCTGCCCACTATTTTTCACACCGCGCCACCATTGCTGACGGCGCGCAGCACGCCGGGCCGTCGCTTTATCTGCCCGCCGCCGTGTTTGCAACGGATAATGCCCGCTTTGCGCGTCAGCTCATCCGCTATACGGCTTTGCGCGGCAACGAGCCGGGCAATGTTTTTGACGGGCTGGACGGAAATTCGGCCCAGGCGCTTATGGATAAGCTTCGCTCTGACGAAACGCCGCTCATTGAGGCCAAGGGCAAGCTTTATTTGGTGGTAAGCTTTGAAATGCTGCGCCTCGGTTTTTGGATAAGCAACTTCGGCAACTGGAATTTTGTTACAAACACGGGTGAGGGCGGGGCGCTTTCCATTGTGCCGCAGGAACTGGCCTATCGGCTGGACACGGGCGAAGTGCGCCTTGAGGGCAGCACCAGCGCCATCTATGCGTCGTCCATTAATGTGTTTGAAGAAACCGGAGTCACCCGGCGCAACTATGTGCAGGAGTGGTTCGACGCACATCCCAACGCCACGCAGCAACAGCAGCAGGAATTTTTGTCAAAGCGGCGCAATATCAACTTTTTCTTCAATCGCGTGACCGACGAAAAACTGGCGATGGACGAAGGATTGTACAATTCTCTTATGGTGCAACTGCTTATGGGCGAACCGCAGAACCCGCGTTTTTCACCATATTTCAAGCTGGTGTACGACAACGTGTTTGCCAGAATTTACGAAGTTCTGTAG
- a CDS encoding 23S rRNA (pseudouridine(1915)-N(3))-methyltransferase RlmH, translating to MAGKPLRYISVGKVKTPFWKDAAAHYLTRINRWRPLEYTEVRDGDAALPPDQRNALEGRRIIEALAPQDVALVLDERGQRLTSPDLAALLQQLDQHARGRACFIIGGAWGLDDCVRQKAFKMIRLSDMTLPHELARVVLLEQIYRAECILRKVPYHH from the coding sequence ATGGCAGGTAAACCCTTACGATATATCAGTGTGGGCAAGGTAAAAACACCTTTCTGGAAGGACGCAGCAGCCCACTATCTTACACGCATCAACCGTTGGCGGCCCCTGGAATATACTGAAGTGCGCGACGGCGACGCCGCCCTGCCCCCAGACCAGCGCAACGCCCTTGAAGGACGCCGCATTATTGAAGCCCTGGCTCCGCAGGACGTGGCCCTTGTGCTGGACGAACGCGGGCAGCGGCTAACTTCGCCTGATCTGGCGGCCCTGCTGCAACAGCTGGATCAGCACGCTCGTGGCCGGGCCTGCTTTATCATCGGCGGGGCATGGGGGCTGGACGATTGCGTACGCCAGAAGGCGTTCAAAATGATTCGCCTTTCAGACATGACCCTGCCGCACGAACTGGCCCGTGTTGTGCTGCTGGAGCAGATCTACCGAGCCGAATGCATACTGCGCAAGGTTCCCTATCATCATTGA
- a CDS encoding L-threonylcarbamoyladenylate synthase, protein MSLQLLCQNLQEAVACLRSGHTLIFPTETFYGLGCLATDTVAVDLVYQLKRRPVHKPLLLLAADVEQVWTVADIAAMPKALAAFWPGPLTVLLPAKAVLPPALVNEHGLVAVRVTSHPVAAALAREAGGPLTASSANLNGGQPVCEVEKLAPELLAALESRGQVPCVVADTPRPQGGLPSTLVEPLTNEGGGVGDRAPRLRIIRAGAVSQKCLEAAGFIVEE, encoded by the coding sequence ATGTCTCTCCAATTGCTCTGCCAGAATCTGCAAGAGGCTGTCGCCTGCCTGCGCAGCGGTCATACGCTGATTTTTCCCACGGAAACGTTTTATGGTCTTGGTTGTCTGGCCACAGATACCGTGGCCGTTGATCTAGTCTACCAGTTGAAGCGGCGGCCCGTCCACAAACCGTTGCTGCTGCTGGCGGCAGACGTTGAGCAGGTGTGGACCGTGGCCGATATTGCGGCCATGCCCAAGGCTCTTGCCGCCTTTTGGCCCGGGCCGCTCACGGTACTGCTGCCCGCGAAAGCCGTGCTGCCCCCAGCCCTTGTGAATGAGCATGGGCTGGTGGCAGTGCGCGTGACGTCGCACCCCGTGGCGGCTGCTTTGGCCCGTGAGGCAGGCGGCCCGCTTACGGCAAGCAGCGCCAATCTGAACGGCGGGCAGCCCGTATGCGAAGTGGAAAAATTGGCCCCCGAGTTGCTGGCAGCGCTGGAAAGCAGGGGGCAAGTGCCCTGTGTGGTCGCAGACACCCCGCGCCCGCAGGGAGGCCTTCCTTCGACCCTTGTGGAACCTTTGACAAATGAGGGCGGTGGGGTAGGGGATCGCGCCCCGCGTCTGCGCATAATCCGCGCCGGAGCAGTAAGTCAGAAGTGTTTGGAAGCTGCGGGATTTATTGTCGAAGAATAG